CTTCAGGGGAAGAACATGTGTGTGCAGTCATGGAGGAGCATACACTTTTTTTCCTTGTCATGCTGGTCTCAGGAGGCATAAGAACAGAACCTAGTGATAACGTTGGAGTTGGTGGTTAATAGTGACCTGTTACAATAATATAAAGGGTCCTTCCTATCTTTTGTGACACACATCCCATTGTGGCTTGGCATGTTAGGGTCTTGGCTCAGTGCGTGAAGTAACTAATattgaatgttttaaaaatataacatttggaaggggcggggctcagacAAGCCCGTTTGACATAGCTGAGAGCTGTACTGTTGGCTGCACCCTTCATTACCTGGAAGCCAAGAATTTGGACTGCTTGCCTCTGACTTCTACAGGGTAAGCTAGCTTGTTGTGGCATTCTCCCTTTGGCCACAGTAGCTCACAGCCTTCTCCTTTCAACTAAGCCAACTCATGTTGCCTCTGCCAGCTGGGTGCTTTGTCAGCAAACTACATTACTCTCCCAAAGAACAAGCTGGTGAACAGCTATGTTGGTTTCTATAGCTGTTTTTCCCATGCCCCAGCATGGAGCCTCTTCTTCTGGTGGTCTCCTGGTGTGTGAGCCAGTAAACCACTGCTTTTTCATTCTTGGAGCTGTGCTACTTCATTGCAACCACCTTCCAGTGGCTGAGCTGTTCTGCTCCAACCATCCTCTCAGCTGAAGGCTGAGTGTGCTTGCTGTGGAGATTTCCTTACAGAACTTGAGGTGCTTATAACATGATCATGACCTGAGAGTTCGGCCTTTCCTTACTGTGCTGAAGGACTGTACTAGTATCTATAGCTATTTCCCTCCAGCAGTTAAGGATGGAGTCAGACCATTGGGACCTTCACCCTCTGGCTGTACTGGTTGCCACAGCCTCTTCCTTTGTGGTTGGATGTGGGAGGCACTTGTCCATGGTCCTCTTCTGGCTGCTGAGCCTCTGCCCTTgcagatgatgatggctagcaaggTATTTCTCACTAGTACATGCACAATACTGTTTTGTAACGAACCTCTTCGAGGCATCAGGTGCCAGCGCAGAGTTTGACCCAAGCAGCAGTAGATGGATTTATACTGCCCTCTTTGTGGAAACTCCAGTCTTTGGTTATTTATGCTTTGGTCTTAAACTCCATTTGGTGTTATTCATATTAGTGGAGGACTGTTAATCAGGATGCAATGTAAATGTTTGGGTTTTCTTCTTTGTTTAAATTTCAGGGTGAAACTTCCTATATCAGAGTCTGTCCCGAAAGAAGTACCAGCTATGGCTACTCGCGGTCCCGTTCTGGTTCAAGGGGTCGCGATTCTCCATACCAAAGCAGGGGATCACCACGCTACTCATCCCCCTTCAGGCCATACTGATTGCATCCAAcagggactttttaaaaatgtgaactgaGCCTCTTTTTTTTGCTCGGAATTTACATTCCAAAACTGATGGATATAGTCTTTCGTAGGAGCTCtttgtttttcccttttattaaataaaaatcttttttttaatgacttaCAGTTTTTACTAGGGAAATGTTggtaatgaaatattttgaatctCTGCAGttcagttttgtttttggtttgaaaAATGTCAAGTGTACTTTTTTCCCTCCTAACTGAGGAAAAATAAGCTTGAGATTTAGCACAATAACTATTGGTGGCTTGTCTGCAGGACAGTGATAAAAAGCAATGGAGTGACTGTATGACTCAGCCTGTTGTGtagaaatatatttaaatgttttagtaACTCACAAGCAGTGGTTGTCTTTTGTACAATTAGAGGAAGATCATTGCATTAAGAGGAGGTGGGAGCAGGTGCAAGCAACTCTGAGGTTGTGAGCTGCTAGGTACCTAAATATGTACGGCAAGTGGTTCTCCCTTGCAGCATCAGAACAGTGCACTCTAGAATGGCAGGTGGAGGAGGGCTGAACTGCCTGAGGGCATTTTCACATGGGATGGTATCACTGTTAATGAGCTGGCTTTCTCCCCTTTACAATAACCTAGTGAgcaaaaaaagggaaaataaaattgTGCTATAGCACCTTTTTCAGTtggagatctcaaagtgctttatgcaTTTATCAAGCATCTCTATGCTTATGCAAAAGTACTGCTTGTTTTACAAATGCCTAAAATTACAATGCAGCCAGAATGATTTATATGAAGTCACGGAGTCAATGATAGGACAAATAATGAAGTCCAGGAGCGATGGCTGTTCTACTAAAATGTCCtctaaataataatacttaagagtacttttcatccatagatctcaaagtgctttacataaGAGGctggtatcattatccccattttacagatagcatATGTGAGgcacagaagtgaagtgacttgctaaGGGTCATCCAGGAGGGTAGtagtagagctgggaatagaacctagggcTAATAAATCCCAGTCCATGGCTCTAACCACAGAGCACACTGCTTCTAGTGGAGGCTCACAGTGTCTACCTGGGCTACAGAAGCTTGATAGACTGCTTAATTTTCTAAAATCTGCTCTGATGTGTGACCAAAAAAGTTGTTGTGCATCTTTATTTCACACCTGACTGCACGTGATGTCTAGCTTCCACGTAGTGgagttatttaaaataaatgacagTTTTGCTGCCTCAGCCTGTGATAGGAAGGCTTAGCTATGTTGGAGAATTTCAACAGTGCAAGCAATTGCAATGCTTAACACCTTTTGTATCCCGTAGAAGTGCTTTTAGTGGTGGACAGACACTGGCAGCATTACTGCAATTACACTCGCTCTGAGCAAAGCCCACAATGGTTGCATCCTGCACCAGCTCACCACGCTATCAATGTGGACAGAAAATAGTGGGACTTCATTTCTAACAGGGCAACTGGTCTTTTGAATACACTTTCATAATGGCCCtagaatcttttcagttttctGTCTGAGCAAGGCTCTCCAGCCCAAAGCCATTATTTCACTTAAGAAACAAGCACGTTTCCTATACAACCTAAATACAATTTTAGGTAACTAATTTACAAGCACAAAATTGGACAAAGCACTGGATAGAGTGCAGTGTATATAGATGTGGAACAAGATGCAGTGTTGACATGGAGGTACTTGGTAGAAGCAAAAAAGTTCATAAAAATTGCAGCATCTAATAAATCAAGTGCTTTCTTAGTCTACAGGGAAAAGTAAAGTAGGGGCAAAAAGCAGTTTTATGTAGCATTCTCCTATGTGGGACTTTGGGTAAGTATCAGATCACTGAGTGACAAGATGGGAGAAGCTCCAAATGAATCTAAGTACTGGAACATTCTACTCATTCTGCTTAAGTAATTTGACAGTAAAATAGTACCAGTTTCCCTCCCCCAATCAGCAGGGTTGATGTAGGCAGCTGTTGTGTCTAGAGTACTAACTGTGCATGATATTTTCAAGGTTGACATTTGGAAAGCTTCACCAAATACAGACTAATCAGAGGCACTGAGGCCAAATTTCTAGACTTGTAAATGGCCCATAGCCTTCCACCTTTGTATATACTGGAAAAATACACCAAACCTTTAATTTCAATGTAATCTTacagaagaaaggaaggaagaaaaatcaAATAATTAGGTGAGGGTATTATTCTTGGGCTTAGACACTTGCATCAAGATACTCCACAGCCATGGTTGCATATATGCCAATTGTCACAGATGACTTAAAAGCCGAAGTGGCATTCCAGACCTTGACTTTCACTCGGAGACTTGCAGAAAAGTATCTCGCTCCTCTAGCTTTGGTAAAGGGATGTTACCTATtagcaaacaaaacaaatgatAGCATGAGACAAACTGCTCGTTATTTAGTCATTCCTACTATGAAACATATACTTGCCCATGTGGCTCACTTTAAAAACTTACAGCTGACTAGCTTTTTCCCTGCAAAGAAGCTCCACTTTAATTTACAGACAGTTATCTCTTAGAATAGTTCCAAATGTGTGCAATAACATTAGGGTAGGATAAAACCCTTTACTTGCTACACGACTACTAGCCAAGTAAGAGAGCTAGACACCAGTGTTTCTCCATGGGTAGCCAAAGCTATCATTGCCCTATTTCAGTATCTTCCTGCTACTGGCCAGTGCATTCAACTGTGGCAGGTTACATCTCTCAGATCAGCTCAAGCCATCTACCTGGGCTTTATCAAGTCCAAATGAGTTGTATATCAAAAGATGGTACCTGGTGGGGCTACGAAATATTCCTCAACTGTTTCTCTGGCATTTTGCAGCAGCTCCTCAGTGCAGTTGCCTTCTGTGATGTTATCTTCTCTGAGATACAGACATCTGAGGAGCACAGGAGACTACTAGCAATTTCTGAGACTACTTTCTTTGCCAACTAAGTACAGGAGCATCTGGTACTGGATATAAAATCATGCCCCTAGAGCCAGGAGGAGATTGCCTGGCTCTAAAACAATTAACATTAATCTTCTAAACTTGTTCCAGTTCAAAATGCTATTAGCATATCTTACATAGTTCTTGCTTAGAGCCACTGGCAGGTGGGTGAGCAACCTCAACTTCCCTCCTGCCTGTCCTATAGCTCAGTTAGCTGGTCAGGCTCCACATACAACCATACAAAAGATCTATTGTAAACTACAGTGAAACCTTGGGAAATTTCCCAATGTCCTCAAATCAGCAGGACCTTCAGCACTGAGCTGTACATGGACACAAGCACAGAAGCGCTGCATTGGACTTACTGCTCAAGATTATTGGCACTATGTAAAAAGCTGAGTGAGACAAACCCTACATGAAAGTGTACAGTCAAGCTGACTTCTTGACCAACTAAAGCAGCAGAAGAAGTGACAGCAATACAAAGTAGGCAGCCTGTGTATCAAGAGCAGCAGGGATAAACACATTTTGAAGTGACTGAGGATCTTGTTCCAGGGCATTTGGGGGACAGCATTTTGTGACATGAAGAATCCGTGCAAGATACATTAAGGAATTGGAGTACATCTTTGTTATGCTTCTGTGCCTAGTTCAGGGACACTACACAGACACTTTTCCTACACAGAACCACATTGACGTAAAACACTAGATAAAGTTTTTGTGGAAAAGGGACCAGTTTCATAGCTAGGATGATTAGTGAAAACAGTTTTTCTGTTGAGACTATGGGTGTAAACAACTTGGTAAGTTAACAGATAAGCAGGTTACTAGCCATGATTTGTTACCTGTCCTCTAGTACTGAATCCATTGGTTCTACCCCTTCTGTGTTAACAGCATGAAGTTGATCAGCAAATTGGATTGCTTTCTCCAGCCGTTGTACACCCTCCCAGTTGCGGAAGTCAACTAGTGCCAGACGTTCCAGGTGATCAAGCACCTCCACAGTTACTTTTTTCTGCAAAAAGAAGGAAACAATCACAGATCTAGGTCCTAGAAGGAGACTGCCACATACTGATGAGTTGGTGTGGGCAGAGATGAGTAAACTATAAATATTGCTGCTAAAATTCTTTAGAGTAAAAGCATTTCTTGTTCAAGAAATAACTATTTTATTATACAcccctacctcgatataacagtgtcctcgggagccaaaaaatcttaccgcattacaggtgaaaccgcgttatatcgaacttgctttgatccactggagtgtgaccccccccccctccggaaccactgctttaccgcgttatatccaaattcgtgttatatcgggccgcattatatcggggtagaggtgtatttgagcATCTTGATATTTTGCTGTATTTTATATTTCCTCATCTTTTTAGTGAAACCAGATTAGAAGCTCCTAAAAAGAACACTGCCGAATGGATACAACAATGTAGCACAAGTGCCCAGCTGTTTGTATGAACCAGCATCCCCACTATCTTTCCCCTCCTCATTTGGTGTCTAGCAGAGGTAAGTCAAAAGAGCAGTTACTCTTATAACCAATACACACAACTCCACAAGGTAGCTGGCTAgagcagtgactctcaacctttccagactactgtacccctttcaggagtctgatttgtcttgaatCCCCCCAAaattcacctcacttaaaaactacttgcctaCAAAATCAGtcgtaaaaatacaaaagtgtcacaccacactattactgaaagattgcttactttctcatttttaccttaTTATAaaatcgattggaatataaatattgtacttacattttagtgtatagtatatagagcaatacaaacaagtcattgtctgtgtgacattttagtttgtgctAACTTTgacagtgctttttatgtagcctgttgtaaaactaggcaaataactagttttttatttgttatttgatgtaccccctggaagacctctacatacccctggttgagaaccactgggctagaggaGCCAAAGAATGCACTACCACAGCCATTGATCTTCTCTCCATAGATCTAGCAATGTGGGGCAGATCCTTAACTTGGGTAAACTGTCATTGTTCTGTTGCCCTCAGTGGAGCCTGACAATTTATAGCAGCTGAGATCTGCCTCTGTAAGTTTGAGTGACCTATGAACTTTAATGCTATCACAAGAACACTTGATTTAAACAAATGCTCCCCCAGAACACCAGAGGGTTAGTTTAATTATTTCAGTTTCATTTGAAAATTAATGACAACTTATTTTGTGTAGCTCTGTCTTCCAAGTTCTAGTCTGAACTAACATGGCAACACTGTTGGGTATAGGGTTTAGAAAACTGTCCTGAGTTTTGATTTGGAGGGATGTAATTAATTTTACCATTATTTCCTCTCAAATTTGCAGTTACTAGCTAACAGAGGAAAGTTATATTGACCAGGTctgtttaaatgttttgctgaattcaCCATACCTCAGGGCGTGGTCTCTGTTCCACATGCTGCCATGTTGGATTCTGGTAGACCTAAAGTGGAAGAGGTGGGCAGTGATAAGTATGCAACAGCAGTTTGAATATTTAGGATGAATA
The Mauremys mutica isolate MM-2020 ecotype Southern chromosome 16, ASM2049712v1, whole genome shotgun sequence genome window above contains:
- the GATC gene encoding glutamyl-tRNA(Gln) amidotransferase subunit C, mitochondrial, which translates into the protein MRKSGGGRMWILRCGRSLRGAPSGGASYWGGLSPGSRFTQAASGGSDGREEAAGDPRRRGRVYQNPTWQHVEQRPRPEKKVTVEVLDHLERLALVDFRNWEGVQRLEKAIQFADQLHAVNTEGVEPMDSVLEDRCLYLREDNITEGNCTEELLQNARETVEEYFVAPPGNIPLPKLEERDTFLQVSE